A stretch of DNA from Micromonospora sp. NBC_01813:
GACAGCGACTGGGGTGCGGGCTTCACCACCTCGGTGACCGTCGTCAACACCGGCACCGAGCCGGTCGACGGCTGGTCGCTGGACTGGACCTTCGCCGGCGCGCAGCGGGTCGCCGTGGCCTGGAACGCGGTGACGGCGCAGGACGCCGCCACGGTGACCGCGACGAACGCCGCCTGGAACCGGTCGATACCACCCGGCGGTACGGTCAACTTCGGCTTCCTCGGCGCCAGCGACGGCAGCGGGGCCGGCCCCGCGCCGACCGCGTTCAGCCTCAACGGGTTGCCGTGCGAGTCGGCGCCGGTGACAGTCGGCTGAACCCGCCGGCGGGCCGGTCGGGTCAGGCCAACGGCCGGGCCACGACCGGCTCGCCGGGCCCGAACGCCTCGGGGTCCACCACGGCGATCGCCCCGCCGCCGAAGAAGCCGTGGTTGACCAGCACCAACCGGTGACAGTCGGGGTCGCCGGTGCGATCCGGCAGTTGCCCGGCCAACGCCCGTACCTTGGTCGCGGAGGTCGGTTCGAGGGTGAAGCCCTCCGCCTCCCAGACCCCGGTGACCTGGAAGAACTCCTGTTCGCTGCGCTGCCGGTCGCCGTTGAGCACGATCATCCGGTCCGAGCCGGTCAGGGCACTCGACGCCTCGTTGAGCCCCCACGCCGCGTAGGTGGCCGTGCCCGACTCCGGCGGCTCGCCGACCCCGATTCCGGTGCATCCGCCGAGCGCCAGCAGGGCGGCGGCCGCGAGGACCAACCCGGCGGTACGCCTGGACAGCCGACTACGACCGGTGACCGCCACGTCGTGATGGTCGCACAACGGTCTGCGGCGTCAGTGACCTTCGGTGAGAAGCCGTCGCAGGATCGCCTCGTCGGAGGCGTCGAGCCGGTCGACGAACCGGCTCAACACCGCCGCGTGGTCTGCCTCGGCGGCCAGTAGCCGGCTCATCTGCCAGGCGACCAGCGTGTTCGCGTCGCCTTTGGCGGCGTACCGGTAGGCCCGTCCGTCGCGGTGGCGGGTGACCGCGTCCTTGTCGTGCAGCCGGGTCAGCGTGGTGACCACCGCGCTGTAGGACGGCGCCTGATCGCCGAGCCGGTCGCGTACCTCGCCCGGGGTGAGCGCGTCGGCGGATTCGGCCAGTACGGCGAGGACCTGCGCGGAGAGTTGGCCGGGGCCACGTCGGGAGCCGGATGGCTCCGACGGGTCATCGACATCGGCGACTGCCACCAGCACACTTTAGCCGGCCGGCCCGGCCGGCTAGGCTCCGGCTGACCGACCGGCGGCCCATCCGCCGGTCGGCCGCCGTCGAACTGGGGGAACGAATGTTCGGCCACGTCGCCTGGTCGGTGCTGATCGTCCCGATCGTCGTGCTCATCGCCGCCCGGTTGGTGCGCGACCGGGTCCGGCCGGGGCTCGCCGCGCAGGTGAGCGCCGGGTCGGCCGTGGCGGTGGCCGCCGGCAGTGTCGTAGCGATCGCGGCCGCCGCCGCGCCAACGGTCGGTGCCGGCACGGCCGCCCTGGCCGGCGGCCCCGCAGCGGCCGGGGACGCCGTCGACCGGGTCTCGTGGTTCAGCTGGTGCTGCCTGGTCCTGCTCGCCGCGTCGGCAGCCGGCGCGGCGACCGCGGCGCTGCGGTACCGCCGGGCGCTGCGGGCAGCTGCCCGGGAGGCCGCGCGGCTGCCGGGGAAGGGCGAGATCGTGGTGCTGCCCGACCCGGCGGCGCAGGCGTTCACCCTGCCCGGCCGGCCTGGCCGAATCGTGGTCACCAGCGGGATGCGGGCGGCGCTGGACCAGGTGGGGTACGCCGCGCTTGTCGCGCACGAGCGGGAGCATCTTCGTGGCCGCCACCATCGGCTGGTCTTCCTGACCCGCCTGGCGGCGGCCGCGAACCCGTTGCTGGCGCCGGTGGTGGGGCAGGTCCGGTTCCTGGTCGAGCGGGCCGCCGACGAGGTGGCCGCGGAGCACACCGGCGACCGGCGGGTGGTGGCCGAGACGATCGCCGTGGCAGCGTTGGCTGCGTCCTCGCGTCCCCCGTTGGCGATGCCGGATCAGGCGGGCGCGTTGCCGTTGGCCGGGTCGCGGCCGGGGGTGCTGCCCCGCCGGGTCGAGGCGTTGCTGGCGTCGCGGGTCAGCGGCCGTTACCCAGCGGCGGTGCCGGTGCTGCTCGCGGTCGGGTCCCTGGTCTGGACCGGGGAAGGCCTGATCGACATGTACGCGGTGCTGGCCGCCGGGAACCGGGAGCGGTGAACCGCCCCGGGTGATCGGGAGCACTGGGGGATGCCCGGGGCGCTCTGGCTAACTGAGGTTAGCCTCTGCTAACTTCTACATGTCAGTAGATCAGAGCCAGGGCCCGGCTCGTCGTAGCAACTCCCCGAGGAGCAACCAGCGTCATGCCCAACGCCCTGCGCCGGATCGGCCTCGCGGCCGCCGCGACCATGCTCGTCACCGTCCTGCCGGCCTGCGGCGACAGCGACACCGACGCGACCGGAACCGACCCGGCAGCCACCGGGTCGGACCAGAAGATCACTGTCTACAGCGGCCGCAACGAGGAGTTGATGGAGCCGCTGTTCGAGCAGTTCACCGCCGCCACCGGCATCACCGTCGAAACCCGTTACGCCGGGACCGCCGCGATGGCCGCCCAACTGCTCGAGGAAGGCGACCGGTCACCGGCCGACGTCTTCCTCGCCCAGGACGCCGGCGCCCTCGGCGCGGTCGCCAAGGCCGGCCTGTTCGCACCACTGCCCGCCGAGGTGACCGACCCCGTACCGGCGGAGTTCCGCTCCAGCGCCGGGGAATGGGTCGGCGTCACCGGCCGGGTCCGGGTGCTCGCCTACAACCCGGAACTGGTCGCCGAGGCCGACCTGCCGTCATCGGTGTCGGACCTGACCGCAGCACAGTGGAAGGGCAAGGTCGGCGTCGCCCCCACCAACGCGTCGTTCCAGGCGTTCGTCACCGCGATGGTCGTCGCGCAGGGCGAGGAGAAAGCCCGCGAGTTCCTCACCGGGCTGGCCGCCAACGAGCCGCAGATCCGCGACGGCAACGGCGCCATCATGGAGGACGTCGAGGCCGGCCGGATCGCCGCCGGACTGGTCAACCACTACTACCTCGGTGAGATCGCCAAGGAGCGTGGCGTCGCACCCGACGAGATCAACCTCAAGCTGCACTACTTCCCGGGCGGCGACCTCGGCTCCCTGGTGAACGTCGCCGGCGTCGGCGTGCTCAAGCCGGCCGCCGACGACCCGGACGTACGCGAGTTCGTCGACTACCTGCTCAGCGTCGAGGGACAGACCTACTTCGCGGAGCAGACCTACGAGTACCCGGTCATCGACGGCGCACCCGCTCCGGCGTACGCCCCGGCGCTCGACGCGCTCACCGTGCCCCCGGTCGACCTCAACGACCTGGACGACCTGGAGTCGACCATCGCACTGATCCAGGGCTCGGGGCTGGTCCCCTGACCGTCTCGTCCACCGCCGCCGGGCGGGCGCCGATCATGGCGCCCGCCCGCGCCGGGCTGTCCGGCGCACTGCGCCGCTGGCTGCCCCGGCCGGTCCTGTTCGTCGCCGCGTTGCTGGCGGTCA
This window harbors:
- a CDS encoding iron ABC transporter substrate-binding protein; this encodes MPNALRRIGLAAAATMLVTVLPACGDSDTDATGTDPAATGSDQKITVYSGRNEELMEPLFEQFTAATGITVETRYAGTAAMAAQLLEEGDRSPADVFLAQDAGALGAVAKAGLFAPLPAEVTDPVPAEFRSSAGEWVGVTGRVRVLAYNPELVAEADLPSSVSDLTAAQWKGKVGVAPTNASFQAFVTAMVVAQGEEKAREFLTGLAANEPQIRDGNGAIMEDVEAGRIAAGLVNHYYLGEIAKERGVAPDEINLKLHYFPGGDLGSLVNVAGVGVLKPAADDPDVREFVDYLLSVEGQTYFAEQTYEYPVIDGAPAPAYAPALDALTVPPVDLNDLDDLESTIALIQGSGLVP
- a CDS encoding M56 family metallopeptidase: MFGHVAWSVLIVPIVVLIAARLVRDRVRPGLAAQVSAGSAVAVAAGSVVAIAAAAAPTVGAGTAALAGGPAAAGDAVDRVSWFSWCCLVLLAASAAGAATAALRYRRALRAAAREAARLPGKGEIVVLPDPAAQAFTLPGRPGRIVVTSGMRAALDQVGYAALVAHEREHLRGRHHRLVFLTRLAAAANPLLAPVVGQVRFLVERAADEVAAEHTGDRRVVAETIAVAALAASSRPPLAMPDQAGALPLAGSRPGVLPRRVEALLASRVSGRYPAAVPVLLAVGSLVWTGEGLIDMYAVLAAGNRER
- a CDS encoding BlaI/MecI/CopY family transcriptional regulator; its protein translation is MAVADVDDPSEPSGSRRGPGQLSAQVLAVLAESADALTPGEVRDRLGDQAPSYSAVVTTLTRLHDKDAVTRHRDGRAYRYAAKGDANTLVAWQMSRLLAAEADHAAVLSRFVDRLDASDEAILRRLLTEGH